The following are encoded together in the Ornithorhynchus anatinus isolate Pmale09 unplaced genomic scaffold, mOrnAna1.pri.v4 scaffold_264_arrow_ctg1, whole genome shotgun sequence genome:
- the CANT1 gene encoding soluble calcium-activated nucleotidase 1: MPTPPRDPSGWAEPRQAMRISVGGLPVLASMSKASDPRFRPRWRAIVLSALSVAAALLLLCLQRPAPRARPRPPGLPPGDRYNATYPLSPPQRTPEGLRYRIALIADLDTGSRARAENTWFSYLKKGHLTLAAGGERVSVEWDREDGVLESHLAEGGRGMELSDLVVFNGKLYSVDDRTGVVYRIEGTKTVPWVILSDGDGTVGKGFKAEWLAVKDEHLYVGGLGKEWTSATGEVVNDNPEWVKVVGHRGNVEHENWVSNYNALRAAAGIQPPGYLIHESACWSDTLQHWFFLPRRASHERYSEKEDERRGTNLLLRSAQDFGHIAVSRIGEVSPTHGFSSFKFVPDTDDQVIVALKSEEEGGRAATYIMAFTLDGRFLLPETRIGDVKYEGIEFV; this comes from the exons ATGCCCACGCCGCCCCGCGACCCCTCGGGATGGGCTGAGCCCCGGCAGGCCATGCGGATCAGCGTGGGCGGGCTCCCCGTGTTGGCGTCCATGAGCAAGGCGTCGGACCCCCGCTTCCGGCCCCGCTGGCGGGCCATCGTCCTGTCGGCCCTCAGCGTGGCGGCCGCCCTGCTCCTGCTCTGCCTGCAGCGGCCGgccccccgcgcccggccccggccccccggcctgccccccgGGGACCGCTACAACGCCACCTAcccgctctccccgccccagcgGACCCCCGAGGGGCTCCGCTACCGCATCGCCCTCATCGCCGACCTGGACACGGGGTCCCGGGCGCGGGCGGAGAACACCTGGTTCAGCTACCTGAAGAAGGGTCACCTGACCCTGGCGGCCGGGGGCGAGCGGGTCAGCGTGGAGTGGGACCGGGAGGACGGCGTCCTGGAGTCCCACCTGGCGGAGGGGGGCCGCGGCATGGAGCTGTCCGACCTGGTGGTCTTCAACGGGAAGCTGTACTCCGTGGACGACCGCACCGGGGTGGTCTACCGGATCGAGGGCACCAAGACCGTGCCCTGGGTCATCCTGTCGGACGGAGACGGGACCGTGGGCAAAG GTTTTAAGGCGGAGTGGCTAGCGGTGAAGGACGAGCACCTGTACGTGGGCGGCCTGGGCAAGGAGTGGACCAGCGCCACCGGCGAGGTCGTCAACGACAACCCCGAGTGGGTCAAGGTGGTCGGCCACAGGGGCAACGTGGAGCACGAGAACTGGGTGTCCAACTACAACGCCCTGAGGGCCGCCGCTGGCATCCAGCCCCCAG GCTACCTAATCCACGAGTCGGCGTGCTGGAGCGACACGCTGCAACACTGGTTCTTCCTGCCGCGCCGGGCCAGCCACGAGCGCTACAGCGAGAAGGAGGACGAGCGCCGGGGCACCAACCTGCTCCTCCGCTCGGCCCAGGACTTCGGCCACATCGCCGTCAGCCGCATCGGGGAGGTGAGCCCCACCCACGGCTTCTCCTCCTTCAAGTTCGTGCCCGACACGGACGACCAGGTCATCGTGGCCCTCAAgtcggaggaggagggcggccgggcggccaCCTACATCATGGCCTTCACGCTGGACGGCCGCTTCCTCCTGCCCGAGACCCGCATCGGCGACGTCAAGTACGAAGGGATCGAGTTCGTCTGA